The Bacteroidota bacterium genome window below encodes:
- a CDS encoding TRAP transporter TatT component family protein — MKQISFFIFLFFSIIHWSCGVVNTVAVNATTNIVDYGLEAIFEESDLDFAEKAIPGNLTLLEALYRAKDKDDDHLAFLLTEGYTGYTLGFVEDVDVERAKILYARARDYGLRSLKKNKQFAQAFEQDQTAFKKSLEQFSKEDVPMIFWTANAWGNLINVSISDPSVLGDLPKVNAMMEFVLKNDETYFYGSAHLYFAAILATTPKNLGGKPDSARYHFEKCFEIGNNKFILPHLYMAKSYCVQMQDKALFEKLLRTIDETSLDELPQQRLVNAIAKRKAKKLAERIDELFF; from the coding sequence TGAAACAGATCTCATTTTTTATTTTTCTATTCTTTTCGATCATCCACTGGTCTTGTGGTGTTGTCAACACAGTAGCAGTTAACGCAACAACCAATATTGTTGATTATGGTCTCGAAGCGATCTTTGAAGAATCCGATCTTGATTTTGCAGAGAAAGCAATTCCAGGCAACTTGACGTTATTGGAGGCGTTATATCGTGCGAAAGATAAAGATGATGATCACCTGGCATTCCTGCTGACGGAAGGATATACAGGATATACTCTTGGTTTTGTGGAAGATGTGGATGTTGAACGCGCCAAAATTTTGTATGCTCGAGCGCGTGATTACGGTTTACGGTCGTTAAAAAAGAACAAACAGTTTGCACAAGCATTCGAACAAGATCAAACAGCATTTAAAAAAAGTCTGGAACAATTCAGCAAAGAAGACGTTCCGATGATTTTTTGGACGGCAAATGCATGGGGAAATCTGATCAACGTCAGTATTTCCGATCCGTCGGTGCTCGGCGATCTTCCCAAAGTGAATGCGATGATGGAATTTGTTTTGAAGAACGATGAAACCTATTTTTACGGAAGCGCCCATCTCTATTTTGCCGCGATTCTTGCAACAACTCCCAAGAACCTGGGCGGAAAACCAGACAGCGCACGATACCATTTTGAAAAATGTTTTGAGATTGGGAACAATAAATTTATCCTCCCGCATCTGTATATGGCAAAAAGTTATTGCGTGCAGATGCAGGATAAAGCACTGTTTGAAAAATTGCTGAGAACGATCGATGAAACTTCGCTTGATGAACTGCCGCAACAACGCCTGGTGAATGCCATCGCAAAACGAAAAGCAAAAAAGCTTGCTGAACGTATCGACGAGCTGTTCTTCTAA